The following proteins are encoded in a genomic region of Dyadobacter sp. UC 10:
- a CDS encoding ferredoxin--NADP reductase has product MSDSTILLRVRQIIREGDEAKTFVFERKDGDPLIYKAGQFLTFIIDLHGHEVRRSYSMSSAPEVDPYPAITVKRVPNGEISRFWIDRVQEGDIFTTLFPSGRFVLDDTLPTEHDIVLIGAGSGITPLFSILKQSLTSKIKTHITLIYASRNIKNTLFWHQILKWQHDFPARFNVVHIHSQPSDDWNGIRGRINNTRLEQLVLNSLKFEKTQARFFICGPFDLMRSAEITLHFMGFSKEQIRKENFVIASPPPPPPVSYPHNIIVNFRSQLHRLHVPAHATVLDAALAQGIQLPYSCKGGRCSTCAGICKNGKVHMSVNEVLTDKDLEEGWILTCSSYVDSDDVVIEIPLA; this is encoded by the coding sequence ATGTCAGATTCAACGATATTATTACGTGTTCGACAAATTATCCGGGAAGGTGACGAAGCGAAGACTTTCGTTTTTGAAAGAAAAGACGGAGACCCACTGATATACAAGGCAGGGCAATTTCTAACATTCATTATTGATCTGCACGGTCATGAGGTTCGCCGCTCCTACTCGATGAGCTCTGCGCCTGAAGTTGATCCTTATCCGGCCATTACGGTCAAGCGTGTCCCCAATGGCGAGATTTCCAGATTCTGGATTGATCGGGTGCAGGAAGGTGACATTTTCACAACCCTGTTTCCTTCCGGCCGCTTCGTACTGGACGATACACTACCTACTGAACATGATATAGTTTTGATTGGAGCCGGGAGTGGCATTACTCCTCTTTTTTCTATTTTAAAACAATCATTAACCTCCAAAATAAAAACCCATATCACGCTGATCTACGCCAGCAGGAATATAAAAAACACGCTCTTCTGGCACCAGATCCTAAAATGGCAGCACGATTTCCCTGCCAGATTTAATGTCGTCCACATACATAGTCAGCCTTCGGACGATTGGAATGGTATTCGCGGCAGGATCAATAATACGCGGCTGGAACAGCTTGTACTGAATTCGTTAAAATTTGAGAAAACACAAGCCCGTTTTTTTATATGCGGCCCGTTTGACCTGATGCGCTCGGCGGAAATCACGCTTCACTTTATGGGTTTTTCCAAAGAACAGATCAGGAAAGAGAATTTCGTGATTGCCTCCCCTCCGCCTCCGCCGCCAGTTTCTTATCCTCACAACATTATAGTAAACTTCCGATCGCAACTGCACCGGTTACACGTCCCCGCCCACGCAACCGTGCTGGACGCCGCTCTTGCACAGGGCATTCAGTTACCTTACAGTTGCAAAGGGGGCCGGTGTTCGACATGTGCTGGCATTTGCAAAAACGGGAAGGTCCATATGAGTGTCAAC